The nucleotide window CATCATAGCATTTTGACTTTAGGACCAATTATAAATGAACAAATAATAatacctttttaaaaacatctatGTCTCCTCCTACATTCCCCAAAATAACAAAGCCATAACAAAGCCATGTGTAAGAACTTCACCTGCTGATTGTGCTCTAAGTATTCCTGGCAGGCTTTATAATTAAATAGGTGTGGAGGAAAGAAACTTTTTTGGTGGAACATGCATTTAAGAAGAAACTGGAACTTTTCTACTGAATTTCTTTTAAGCACGTAGAACTGTCTGACTCAGTGATGCAACTCCCCATCCCCACATAAGTAACTctgacattttcaaaacaatgatttttgttatttcattccaaaattttcttcacttgtatgtaagatattttaaaataatgctcTGAAGTATTTTACTTTCAACATTTTCCCTCCAATTTCTTATTTGCTAAACCTGTTATTTCTTTTATGGATGACACAGAAGGCAACTCGCAAAAAAGTAAAATCCAAGTCACTGTCATTTGCATGACTCCTACTATTGCAAAACTCACAGTATCATAGCATAACTTCAGTGGAATTGTAGACCACCacaaaaaatactgcaaaaaaataaaagctattaGAATTCTTCCATTGGCAAAAGgataatacattttttaatctCATCTCAAAAGCACAACCATGACTTAGTCTGTGGGAATAATTCTGATAACAACATTATAAATAATTAGAACTTACATCTTACTTTAAACAATGTCAGGGTTAGCAGAGGTAATCACTGAATGAAGCAGTTGCTTTCCTGGAATATCTATCTCTCAGGTGAAGCAGGATGTCTTTTGGAGAGGGAAGGCACTGGGGCCAGTGCATGCACTACAGGGAAAATTCACCGGCCTGGTTTATTCAGCAAGAGCATCCATGGCCATGTCGATCCCAGCGGCGGCAGTGCCTCTGCCGTCCCTGTCACAGCACACACGACAGGATCACCAGTGGCTCGGCTCTGCGCTCCGCGGACCGGGCCCATCGCTGCTGTCCttcagcaccaggagctgcagcgcAGCAGGAGCGGCGGGTGGGACAGGGCTGCCCCGACCCTTCCCGCCGGATGGACGGGCCAGctggagccttcccttctcatccctgccttctcctgccAAAACCACACCCCCACCCTGACTGCGGGATAAACACTTAGTCACACCCACACAGTGATAAAACTCCTTTCTCGGTAACAAGGACACTTCCACATGTCGCTCGTGTGTGATATTAGTAACGCCAACAGATGTTAGGAGTTTGCAGCTGTCAGCTGCCGCTGGAAAGGGATagctaaaaaccaaaacctgcgatattttctagaaaaataCTGCCATTTATGAGGTAGACTACAAGAAATGGCATTATTTATGAAACAGTGCAGGACAAGTGCTGAATtatccaccttatatttgtaTCAATAAAACATGGTAAGacaaaagagcaaaaggagaaagagaaggataTGATGCTTATGACAACTGTACTCTAAAAATGGCATTGTTTGTCATACATGAAGAATGGAAGATAATTTTGTGGAGCTACGTGTTGTGAAGCAGTCACTTTCACAGACAGCTGGCTTTAAAAAGAGGGATAGCACTATGAATGCTTGAATTTTTGTAATGCTTGATATATATCTTGACGCCTATGGACAGTTATACCAGAAACCCTCTAAGAGTTGACCCAGTTTTATTTGTAACTCTGTTTCCAGTCTTTTAGATACAGCTTTTTCCAGCACTTTTCCAGTGCTGAAAAACCTTTAAGTATATTCTTAATACTGGGattctgctgctgggctctgttcCTGAACTTACACCTCTCAACAGTGTTCTCCAACTGTGTTTCCCTGCAGAGCGAAGAACAGAGGTTAATTTCTTTACATCTTAGGAGGGATTACTCTTTGCAACAGCTACAACCAAGGTGGCAACCTAAATATTAACTCACTTAAGTacagttcttttaaaaaagcaaacacagagaaactaaaatatttatttgtactTACTAATTTTGTATCATGAATGAATGCTATTCATTGCCAGCTGAGCCAGCATGAAACACCTCCACTGATCATTATTTTACTCTGTGAGAAGTAACAAAGGATGCTTTCATATGataagaaactttaaaaatttgcaAGAGAAGTACAAACAAAAAGATTCacagttaggaaaaaaaaacagcatcCAAGAACTGGTGGTTCAACAGATCGGAAATTATGCATGGAGGAACTGAAATATCTAGGAAAAGATATTTGGTCCTATTGTACTAAAATGTAGCATAATCTCATTTTCATAACTGGTATTGCATAAACAAATAGAGTGTTCATAAGCAAGTACAGCTTTAATACATCCTTTAAACACATGTAAAAGAGgggtgtttttttccaaattaagtATGCTggcaaatactttttttgtggTGAAATGTTTTTATAGACACCAGAAGATATTTAAGATATTTAAGATATTTAAGATATTTAAGAGTGGTTGAAGTAATCTCACTAAAAGGTAAGGAAACTATCAGTGACAGTGAATGATTACCAGCACTGAAAACCTCTGCAGATTCACAAGCAGCGAGATGGGCAAAAACAAGTTTGCATGTGCCCTCTGGCTTGCAGGTTTGATTCTGGGAAAATGACAGAAACAGCCTTGCTTCTTTTCAGCAAATCTTCATGCCTGGCCAAGAGCACTGGTTATTCTGTTCACAAGCAAAGTGCTGTAAAAAGTGGCTGCACTGACTGCCTAAGTCAGACATGaataagggagaaaaaaatgagacaAGGAGGGCAAGATGACCTGTTAGGCAGTGGATGACTTAAATAACCTCAAACTCATACCCAAGCTGCTAATAATGTTTGAACAATCCAATTTTCCCCTTGGCTGGTCATGCTGTTTGTGCCTGAGAAAATGAAGGCCAGAGATTACATGTTTCTGCACCAGTGCAATCTGCTTTCCCCAGAATGCCAGGTGTTTTCAGAAATCCTGCTGTTGCCAGATAGCATCAAGAAAACAATGGTCACATTCGTCCAACCCAAAACTTCTGTCTTGCCATTTCTGGTgatgtgttttgctttggtaCAGAGCTACAATAGCTTTGAATTCATGAGTATTACATGTGCCATGGCTTAAACTTAAAAGACATCTAGTTTTCACTAGTGTGTCAACAcattttgtttacttttcaaatattttctctttaacaAGCCATAACAGAATCCAGTGCATATTATCTGTCTCAGACAACTAAGGATAAAGCATATCTGTATAGGATATCTGTATAGACCCAAGAAGGCGTGCCTTAGGCAGAAGGCAATTCCTGCTGAGTAAAACCCGTTAACAGATTTAGTCTCCCTTACACTTGGCCTTAAATCTGTCCTGCACATGCTAAAATAACAGCGCAGAGCACTGGAGTTACTTCTACAAAGCATTCCTGAGGCCAGGCCTGTTGGCTCTGTGTCCCCTGCGGTTGCATACACCATGTAGGAGCTGAATAGTCTGTGACCACTCCAACGCACTGAGTagctcagagcagggaggacTCCCTATGCAACATCTGTCTCTCATCAGCTGATACACCTGCACCTCTCCAGTAAAGAACAGTGCCCGTGACTTGAAAGTGAAGAGTTCAGTGCCCACCAAGCTCAAAACGCTTCAAGGCCGGGGCCAGGAGCAGTATAGCCCTGAGAGGcgtttggttttggggtggctGGTCCCCAGCGCCGAGCGCTGCCCAGCCACGCTGGCGGTGCCAGAGAGCTGCGAGGCAGCACCGTGCCCGCCTCGGCGTGCGGCCCGGGATGGACGCTGCGGGCACACGGCACGGGAAGGGGCCGTAGGGACCGGCTGGGGGCGGCAGGCCCCTCGAGGGcactgggtggcactgggcCAGCCCCACCCCGGGCAGGGGCCGGCTCTGTCCCCGGGGCTGCGGTGCCCGCTCCGTGCGCCGCCGCCGGCAGAGGGGTCGCGCCGgcgccgggcagggcagggcagcggCTCGGCGCCGCCGGGGCAGGTGGCGGAGGGAGCGGGGGGAGCcgagggcccggccgggctccAGCTCTCCGCCTCCGGCCCCGGTGCCCGCCGTGCGGGGGTGGTGGCGGAGGGGGGTCCCCGACCGCCTCTATAAAAGCGGCTGCAATGGCTCTGCCGGCAGAGCCGAGCGAGCGGCGGGCAGGCGGGGGCCGGGACCATGGCGACGGGCGGCGGGCAGgatctgccctccctgctgctgctgctgctgctgctgctgctccggCCGTGCGAGGCGAGTGCGGGGCGCCCGGCGGGGAGCCGgcggccggcccggccccgtGACGCGGCCCCCGGGGCCGCTGTGTCCCCGCAGGTGAGCGGCCGGGAGCCGGCGTGTCCCCGCTCCTGCGGCGGGCGCTGCCCGGCCGAGCCGCCGCGCTGCGCCCCGGGCGTGCCCGCCGTGCTGGacggctgctcctgctgcctggtgTGCGCCCGGCAGCGCGGCGAGCGCTGCTCCGCGATGCTGCCCTGCGACGAGAGCAGCGGCCTCTACTGCGACCGCGGCCCCGAGGACGGCGCGGCCGCCGGCATCTGCATGGGTAGGTGGCGGGCGGGACGTCCCCGCCTGCGGCTCTCGGGGGCGGCGGGACACCctgcccgggccgggcccgccgcggCTGTCGCTGCCCCGCGGCTCTCCCGCCCGCCCTCCGGCGAAGGGGCCGATCCTCAGCACCATCGGCGCTCCCCCGGTGCTGCGGGAGGTGCCAGCGCGGACAccgaggggctgggggggccgGGGACTGTCCGAGTGCCCTCTGCCTCTGCGAAATGCCTCCCCTTTTCCCACTAGTGCTGGAGGGAGACAACTGCGTGTTTGATGGGATGATTTATCGCAATGGGGAGACgttccagcccagctgcaagTACCAGTGCACCTGCCGCGACGGCCAGATCGGCTGCCTGCCCCGCTGCAATCTGGACCTGCTGCTCCCCGGCCCCGACTGCCCCTTCCCCAGAAAAGTCGAAGTCCCTGGAGAGTGCTGTGAGAAGTGGGTCTGCGACCCTGACGATGAAGtgattttgggaggttttgctatggctggtgaggaaaataaaattacttattATAGTCATTGTGAGCAGGAGGTGATATCATCGTGGAAATATCCACAGGATTGCCAGGTCTAAGGCATATTGCTTGTACGGTCAGGTGTTTTTCTGACATAGAGTGACTAGTATACCAGTGGTTATGAATAAAGGCAGAGCTCATCAGGTAAAAGAAAGATTCAGAGGATGAATATGCATAGTAGttttaaaagttaattaatGTAGTtcccaatttttaaatttctgtttatCTGGTACGCATTGCTTTTGTGACCAGAAGAAAACAAGGACAAGGTCCTAATCCGCCAAACATTCCCAcaccaaggaaaaaagaaaaaaaaagatgcagtCTTGCTAGTTGCTCTGCAAGAATATTTTACAACATATATAGTATTATAACAGTTTAGTCTACAAGATATTTTCTCCCCACTGAATTCTGCAGCTCTTACAAGTGATCAGCATGGTAGCTAAAATGCCAGTGAATTCCAGCCTGTCTGTGAGAGAGTGCTCATGTTTATTGATGGCATTAAAAACATTACAGAGTACTTGTAGAGGCAGTGGTTATAAACACAGTGAATGGATTTGTAAGGAAACTCAACCCATTCCAAAGTGCAGAActcaggcttttaaaaaaaactagataatattttcccctttttcagttttttcccgTTTTCAGTTTTTGTGAATTATGACTCCATCCCTGTTAGATTATACTCTTAGTTCAACATGAATTTTCATAACTTTCTTCCAAGAGTGGAGGGCACTGCATTCTCTTCCAATCACTGCTCTTTGTGATCTTGGGCAGTTAGTTATGCCAAAACTCAGCTAATCCATTTTAAGAACAAGTGAGAAAGGATTGAGGAAGAAAAACTGGAGTAGCTTTTCAGTGTGCTATGAAGTGTTACTTGTAAAGCACATAAGGTGTAAACAAAAAGTTTGACACTTTTCTAttacctttcctttcctttgatTTGTCTGATGGAGACAGGCTAAGCCATAAGATGGCTACAGATGAATTGTCTGCATTCTTTCGGGAATGGCCACGCCTCTCTGGAGGGCACTTTTTTTGGATCTTTGCCATTCAAAAGGCAGGAAGGCTGTTGTAGAGGAGCTTAACAGCAAGAGCTGGGACTGACGGCTCAGCTGTATTGTCTCCTCCTGTTGGGTCCTGTGCTAATCAGTGAACAAAACTGTGCCTCAGCAATGTTTGCCCAGTGCAGCTTTACACTGCCAGGAGGCCAGGACGGTGGTCAGACCTGGCCATGGCTTTGAGTACCTGTGATAGCTCTTGGAAATGGCTTCTCTTGAGCCTCCCCACCATCACCCTGGCTGTAGGCTGTCAATAATTGACAAGATGGCATGACTTTATGACTCTCAGGTGTAAAAGGACTTTTGTTCCATTATGTTTATTGGTTTAGATAAAAAATTCAGCCTCTCTCAAGTAATacctaattaaatatttttatgacatAGCTTTAGAACCGACTTGTGTCATATTTCCATTAGAAAGAGTGAAGAATAAAAATCTGTTAGGGTTCTAAACTGATTTAAAAGTCAGCAGTAATTCTTCCAGCTGTGGACTTGAGTGAACAGAATCTAAATGCTTTGCTGATTACACTGATATGCATCTTTCtgctttggggctttttttttagaCATAGGAAGTTGCTGTTCAGGATTCCTAAAAAGACAGCTTTTCAAATTTCTAAATCCTGTCAAAAGCATTGATTTTGAGCCTTGTTTTGTCTCACATGTTCCTTCCCAGACATGATGGAGCTCAATTAGATTTTAAGATTTCATGTGGGTTTTTCTTGTAATAAagttctgtggggttttgtcTCCAGCCTACAGGCAAGAGGCCACACTTGGGACTGTGACTGATTCAAGTGCCAATTGTATTGAGCAGACAACAGAATGGAGTGCTTGTTCCACCAGCTGTGGAATGGGCTTTTCCACCCGTGTTACCAACAGGAATCAACAGTGTGAAATGGTGAAACAGACACGGCTTTGCATGATAAGACCTTGTGAAAATGAAGAGTCATCGGATAAGGTATGCTGCAGAGAGTGAGGCAAGGCAGCTCTTCAGCTCTAATTCCAAGGTTGCAATATTACGGTCTGCAGCGGTCCAGATGCAGCTGTACATAAATGTACCTTTTAGCACAAGTGCAGCAAGATGAGTGGTTTTGGTAAAGCATTAGACTTGCTGTGTTTGCTCAGTAGCTTTGTGCTGCACCTCCAGCGGCTCAAGGGAGGTGATTCCGCCCCTCTGCTGCACTCTGGTGACACCCCCCCGGAGcactgtgtccagctctggggccctCAGGAAAGACATGGACTTACTGGAGTtaatccagaggagggccaccAAGGACTGGAGCACCTCCCCTATGAGGTAAAGCTGGGAGAGTTGGAGTTGTTTAATTTGGAGGAGAGGAGGCTTTGGGGAAACCCTACACCCCCTTGCAGTACTTAAATGgggcctacaagaaagatggggacagacTTCTAGTAGGGCCTGTTATGGTAGGACAAGGGCTAATTGTTTTAAACTAGAAGAGGTAGATTCAGACTAGATACAAGGAAGAAATTTCGCGCCATgtgggtggtgagacactggaacaggttgctcagggaaGTAGTCAGTGCTGCATTCCCAAAAATGTTCAAGGTCAGACTGGACAGTGCTCTCAACAGCCTGATCTAGGGGAAGATGCCCTTGCTCATTGCAGGGGAGTTGGATGGGATaacctttaaaggtccttttcaacccaaactggtctatgattctatgataattTAAGTCATCCCAAACGGATCACATGTACTGCATGTGCAGCTTGACAGTTCACACAGTCTAACTTCTCCACAAATGCAGCTGTACTACCTGTACCAATCAGAGTTGATGCAGTGCTACAGAATGGATATATCAGATTTCCAGCCTATTGAGCATCTGGAATAGCAGGGAAATGTGTGAAATGTCTGCTTGATTAAATTAAATGCTATCTTAATCCttatgatatttttcttttcccaaagcaGACCCAATACTGACATTTCtggtgtaaaaaaaaattgtatctaAGAGGGAAGACTTTTAATACTTCTACACATTATGCAAGTGTTTCTGTCAGGGAGAATAACATTTAGCTAGGTAAGAGGCCCATCAATTTATGTAATGTTCTGAGTGTTGGAAAGCATTTCTAAGGCCTTTGCTGACCAGTCTCTACAGTTTTATATACTGTATTTTGTAAAGGAGATGAAACATGTGGGAGGAGTTGCAGAGATTAACAAAAATAATCAGAGGTCTAGAAAACATGTGCATCTAGGGAAACCAGATAGAACTGAACTTCTCCTGAATGTAAGGGAAGAGAGATATGTTCTCAAATCTGTATTCAGATATTGCAGCCTGTTTTGAGTCCATGGAGGATATAACAAGAAATTGAGAGTTTAGACTGCATAAAATTAAGACATGAGTGAAAATGTACTAGGCAGTAATAATAGTGAACTCTTGGGGTTGTCTGGGGCAGATGTGGAGTCTCTGTCATTGAAGACTTCCAAGGACAAGTTAGTAAATCATTTATTAAAAACATGTCTAGAGCTGGTTGTGCCTCGAGTCCCAGGAATGGGTGATGACTTTTGCAGTTCATTTTacccccttttctccccctgAACCTAATCCTGTAACTTGCTCATTTGACTTGTTGATTCTCTGATGGAACTACACTAGCCTGAGAAGTTTTTCAGTAGAGTATAATTTCTTAATGAATGTAGACTGGGATTTTCTCAGATGAAAAGAGtggattttaattatttgtctTTCATTACTGGCCCACTAACATGCTGGTGTTGAAGAGCAGATCTTGCAGGTGTCACCTGTAGGTAACTACTGAAGCAGTTTCAGGGTCTTCTTGCTGTTGAATGAATAAAGACAACTAATTTAAATCCGATAGATAGACCTGTATCTTTGCATGTCAGTTGTTAAATGCTGTCTGTCCTACGCAATGATATATCTGTTGtctcttcttctttctctttagaaagggaagaaatgtaTCCGGACGAAGAAGTCCGTGAGAGCGGTTCGCTACGAGCACAAGAACTGCACGAGCGTGCAGACGTACAGACCCCGCTACTGCGGCCTCTGCAGCGACGGCCGCTGCTGCACCCCACACAGCACCAAAACCATCCAGGTCGAGTTCCGCTGCCCCCAGGGCAAAGCCCTAAAAAAGCCAATGATGCTGATCAACACCTGTGTCTGTCACAACAACTGTCCTCAGGGTAACGTTGTTTTCTTCCAGCCGTTAGATCCCACGTCTAGTGAAGCAAAATTATGAAAAGCATGAATTAGATAGCACAGTTTGTACAAAACTTGACCCACAACTCGGTGAATGTAACAATTACGTATATGGAacctttaaaatgtttttcagaatgGTCTTTCAAACTaggtgctttttttcccccatactTTATTAAATACCTCATTTTCCATTTGCCCCCTCCAAATGTCTTTTATTCACTTGAAGGAAATATTGTACCTTGGACAgagccttctttttttcttgatggTGCCATAAAAATTACAAAGACAACAGCAAGATTTCCCCTTGAGTTACGGCGATCATGCAGCAAGTTTCAGTGGGTGTAAGAGTTGGCTTCTTGAGAGTAAATGTATTCCTTGAGGAATATATGATACTGCATCACATAAGCTTTCAGGCTCTTAACTTCTCTTTCCTTACCACATATAAACACTCCAGTAGTGTtcgtttttctttttaatgaaactCTGTTTTTTGATGACAGTAAAATCTTACTGATGGAAGTGTTACATTCTTGTGGCTTATAAAATGCCTTCTGTCAATATCTCTGACTCTGAGGATTAAGATTGCACATAGCCCTGGAAATGACATAGGGTAAGATCTCTTATCCTGAAGCACAGCAAGTTGATAGCTAACAGCAATTAAATTTCTCTTTGGTAACTTCACTAGCAGTCTAATCCAAAAGCAAATTAAGTCAGTGTTGTATAAGAATTTGATTCTAATCCACGCGTGTCTGTAGATATAACTATttggatgcaaaaataatatatCTGTAAATTCCTCTAAAATACTATCTGTATCATTTGGTGCTTCATTTCTTTGATAGGTGTATATGTAAATAGAAACTGTACATACTGTAATATAACTTTAATAAGTAAATAAACTTTatgtgattaaaaatattttttgctaaaGTTGTCTTTCTTAAACTACCAGCCTTTAACAGCTAAAAGCAATGGGAAGCAAAAAGGGTCTGCAGACTCCTAAAAACAAAAGATTATTTATTGTGTTCCTGTACCTTATCTTAATCGCTGCCTTAAAAGTCATGCAGAGTCTTGCTACAGGGAA belongs to Taeniopygia guttata chromosome 2, bTaeGut7.mat, whole genome shotgun sequence and includes:
- the CCN3 gene encoding CCN family member 3, encoding MATGGGQDLPSLLLLLLLLLLRPCEASAGRPAGSRRPARPRDAAPGAAVSPQVSGREPACPRSCGGRCPAEPPRCAPGVPAVLDGCSCCLVCARQRGERCSAMLPCDESSGLYCDRGPEDGAAAGICMVLEGDNCVFDGMIYRNGETFQPSCKYQCTCRDGQIGCLPRCNLDLLLPGPDCPFPRKVEVPGECCEKWVCDPDDEVILGGFAMAAYRQEATLGTVTDSSANCIEQTTEWSACSTSCGMGFSTRVTNRNQQCEMVKQTRLCMIRPCENEESSDKKGKKCIRTKKSVRAVRYEHKNCTSVQTYRPRYCGLCSDGRCCTPHSTKTIQVEFRCPQGKALKKPMMLINTCVCHNNCPQGNVVFFQPLDPTSSEAKL